One Colius striatus isolate bColStr4 chromosome 10, bColStr4.1.hap1, whole genome shotgun sequence genomic region harbors:
- the LOC104557849 gene encoding vitamin D3 hydroxylase-associated protein isoform X2, whose translation MIQQQLRQLLPEGEVGPCPAFALLGGSVAALVIWKWLQKRQIQEKIEEARRTRDEGMRKIAKAVQQFREQVPSAQTDAILSLPLLELTRRLQEGSLSPKTVLYTYLEKALEVTKQTNCLQHFIPECEEQLQEIQEQREKGLLYGIPVSIKDHIGYKGHLSTCGLVQCLGTVVQEDSVLVKVLKTQGAIPFAVTNVPQSLFNYDCSNPIFGQTLNPLNPQKSPGGSSGGEGALIAGGGSILGIGSDIGGSIRLPSSFCGLCGLKPTAQRLSLSGASGPFSGILAVPCALGPMARDVDSLALCMKALLCQEMFQLDPTVPPIPFNEEVYSGRAALRVGYYDTDGYFPLPPGVRRGLRDTAAALRQAGHQLVPFSPPRIHYVMNELFLKTFFADGGHAWLDMLGDIVDPSLKSQVNFCKIPRLGKKLLALILKPLFPRLAEYLSALSGMRSVKEMWNHQHQIQAYRAEFIARWRQLRLDVLLCPVLGPAFTTGYPGRLLTAVSSTMLYNVLNFPAGVVPVSTVTEADEEELKLYRGCCDDPWDHTLKQAVTGAVGLPVAVQCVALPWQDELCLRFMKEVETLSREKRAA comes from the exons ATGATCCAGCAACAGCTGAGACAGCTCCTGCCAGAGGGGGAGGTGGGCCCTTGCCCTGCCTTTGCCTTGCTCGGCGGCTCGGTGGCAGCCCTGGTGATCTGGAAGTGGCTGCAGAAAAGGCAGATCCAGGAGAAAATAGAAGAGGCTCGAAGGACCCGGGATGAGGGCATGAGGAAAATAGCTAAGGCTGTCCAGCAGTTCAGAGAGCAG GTCCCCAGCGCCCAGACAGATGCCATCTTGTCACTGCCTCTGCTGGAACTCACAAGGAGACTGCAGGAAGGGTCTCTGTCCCCCAAGACTGTCCTCTACACCTACTTAGAGAAG GCCCTGGAAGTGACCAAGCAGACAAACTGCTTGCAGCATTTTATCCcagagtgtgaggagcagctccaggaaatacaagagcagagggagaaaggGCTGCTCTATGGCATTCCTGTCAGCATCAAGGATCACATCGGCTACAAG GGGCACCTGTCGACCTGCGGGCTCgtgcagtgcctgggcaccgTGGTGCAGGAGGACAGCGTCCTCGTCAAGGTTTTGAAGACACAGGGAGCCATCCCATTTGCAGTGACCAACGTGCCTCAATCCCTCTTCAA CTATGACTGCAGCAATCCCATCTTTGGCCAGACTCTGAACCCTCTCAACCCCCAGAAAAGCCCTGGGGGCTCCtcaggaggggagggagctcTGATCGCAGGGGGAGGCTCCATCCTGGGCATCGGCTCTGACATCGGCGGCAGCATCCgcctgccctccagcttctgtGGGCTCTGTGGCCTCAAACCCACGGCCCAAAGGCTCAG cctctctggagcAAGTGGCCCCTTCAGTGGGATCCTGGCAG TTCCCTGTGCACTGGGGCCGATGGCGAGGGACGTGGACAGCCTGGCCCTCTGCATGAAGGCACTGCTCTGCCAGGAGATGTTCCAGCTGGACCCCACTGTGCCCCCCATCCCCTTCAATGAGGAG GTGTACTCGGGCCGTGCTGCTCTGAGGGTCGGGTACTACGACACGGACGGGTACTTCCCACTGCCGCCCGGCGTGAGGCGCGGCCTGCGGGACACCGCGGCGGCCCTGCGCCAGGCCGGGCACCAG CTGGTGCCTTTTTCTCCACCTCGGATCCACTATGTCATGAACGAACTGTTTTTGAAGACGTTTTTTGCTGATGGAGGTCATGCTTGGTTGGACATGTT AGGAGATATTGTAGATCCAAGCCTGAAGTCACAAGTGAATTTCTGCAAGATCCCAAGGCTGGGGAAGAAGCTTCTGGCTCTCATTCTTAAACCTCTG TTTCCCCGCCTGGCTGAGTATCTGAGTGCCCTGAGTGGAATGAG GTCGGTGAAGGAGATGTGGAATCATCAACATCAAATCCAG GCCTATCGCGCAGAGTTCATCGCCCGCTGGAGACAGCTGCGGCTGGACGTGCTGCTGTGCCCTGTCCTGGGGCCTGCCTTCACCACAGGGTACCCTGGCAGACTCCTCA cTGCCGTCTCCTCCACCATGCTGTACAATGTCTTGAACTTCCCTGCTGGGGTTGTACCTGTCAGCACCGTGACAGAGGCTGATGAGGAAGAGCTAAAGCTTTACCGAGGATGCTGCGATGACCCCTGGGACCACACACTGAAACAG GCTGTGACAGGAGCCGTGGGGCTGCCGGTGGCCGTGCAGTGCGTGGCTCTGCCGTGGCAGGACGAGCTGTGCCTTCGCTTCATGAAGGAGGTGGAGACCCTGAGCCGTGAGAAAAGAGCAGCATAA
- the NSUN4 gene encoding 5-methylcytosine rRNA methyltransferase NSUN4 — protein sequence MAALGAGWRAAGARGLLRRGPAPGLGPRRHRHKEKWAATAPRVPAPRLALHHFDASYSLQLQGLWPAARAALLCEPKHGALLNSFSALDRVARELELLNASDFVSEAPRKAAEEAGRGESRAQEGSAEGKTVARAERMSQAEMSPPPRASVTSNIRCYTFPRGDITRFRPARPDALGLLDYYLMDAASLLPVLALCVQPDDFVLDLCAAPGGKTLALLQTGLCGHLAANDISISRTKRLYQILQSYVPREVRETVSVTSHDGRDWQQLEGGTFHKVLVDVPCTTDRHSVTEVDNNIFHKRRTKERQMLPMLQLQLLMAGILATKPGGEVVYSTCSLSPLQNECVIERAVEVAGAQFDISVQVEDLSHFQLLFQDTFSFFPECRVGQLVLPHLTANFGPTYFCKLRRL from the exons ATGGCGGCGCTGGGCGCGGGCTGgcgggcggcgggagcgcgGGGGCTGCTGCGGCGGGGGCCGgcgccggggctggggccgcgCCGCCACCGGCACAAGGAGAAGTGG GCCGCCACGGCGCCGCGCGTCCCGGCCCCGCGCCTGGCGCTGCACCACTTCGACGCGAGCTAcagcctgcagctgcagggcctGTGGCCCGCGGCCCGCGCCGCGCTGCTCTGCGAGCCCAAGCACGGCGCCCTCCTCAACAGCTTCTCGGCCCTTGACCGCGTCGCCCgtgagctggagctgctgaacGCCAGCGATTTCGTGTCGGAAGCCCCCAGAAAGGCTGCGGAGGAGGCGGGGAGAGGCGAGAGCAGGGCCCAGGAGGGCTCTGCTGAGGGCAAGACGGTGGCCCGGGCAGAGAGGATGTCGCAGGCAGAGATGTCACCGCCGCCTCGCGCCTCTGTCACCTCCAACATCAGGTGTTACACCTTCCCCAGGGGTGACATCACGCGCTTCCGCCCTGCACG GCCGGATGCTCTGGGGCTCCTCGACTATTACCTCATGGATGCTGCGTCTCTCCTGCCCGTCCTGGCGCTCTGCGTGCAGCCAGATGACTTTGTCCTCGACCTCTGTGCGGCTCCAGGTGGCAAAActctggctctgctgcagactGGGCTCTGTG GGCATCTGGCAGCCAATGACATCTCCATTTCCCGGACAAAGAGGCTGTACCAGATTCTGCAGAGCTACGTGCCCAGGGAAGTCAGGGAGACTGTGAGCGTCACGTCCCATGATGGAAGGGactggcagcagctggaaggTGGCACTTTCCATAAG gtgctggtgGATGTGCCCTGCACGACGGACAGGCACTCGGTCACAGAGGTGGACAACAACATCTTCCACAAGAGGCGAACCAAGGAGCGTCAGATGTTGCccatgctgcagctgcagctgctgat ggctgggatCCTCGCCACCAAGCCAGGAGGGGAAGTGGTGTATTCCACCTGCTCCCTGTCCCCGCTGCAGAACGAGTGTGTGATCGAGAGAGCCGTGGAAGTTGCAGGAGCCCAGTTTGACATCAGTGTGCAGGTGGAGGACCTGAGCCACTTCCAGCTGCTCTTCCAGGACAccttctccttcttccctgaGTGCCGTGTGGGGCAGCTTGTGCTGCCTCACCTCACAGCCAACTTCGGACCCACCTATTTCTGCAAGTTACGGCGGCTGTAG
- the LOC104549785 gene encoding vitamin D3 hydroxylase-associated protein: MTQERLWQLLEPLWGDPRVLSALLCGSAAGGALLRWLGRRKIQQKMEEARRTRDLALERMEKAVRRFKQENPGIQTAHVLSLTMVELAEKLKEGSLSPESVLYSHMSKALEVTREVNCVTDFIHGCEDQLQELKQQKEKGLLYGIPISIKDHINCKGHISSGGMVKFLGQVKEEDSVIVQVLKSQGAIPFVKTNIPQTMINYDCSNPIFGQTLNPLNPQKSPGGSSGGEGALIAGGGSILGIGSDVAGSIRLPSSFCGLCGLKPTGNRISKLGCVSPIVGMQSVTATLGPMARDVDSLALCMKALLCQEMFQLDPTVPPIPFNEEVYTSSKPLRIGYYEGDGYFQPSPSMKRAVQQTRKLLQDAGHTLVPFAPPKIDYMVDELFTRGLFSDGAAHLVDFLKGDIVDPNMKSQFNTYRLPALVKKTLAIILKPIYPRIARDLSALCGVGSAKNLWDQHGAVAVYRTEFIAKWRKLRLDVILCPMLGPAFNHGYAGKLLAATSYTNLYNVLNFPAGVVPVSTVTAADEEELKHYRGHYRDPWDKRLKEAVAGAVGLPVAVQCVALPWQDELCLRFMKEVETLARGTKRTV, translated from the exons aTGACCCAAGAGCGACTGTGGCAGCTCCTTGAACCACTGTGGGGAGACCCTCGCGTCctgtcagctctgctctgcGGTTCAGCTGCAGGTGGTGCACTCCTGAGATGGCTGGGACGCAGGAAGATCCAGCAGAAGATGGAGGAGGCAAGGAGGACACGGGATTTGGCCCTGGAGAGAATGGAAAAGGCTGTTCGCAGGTTTAAGCAAGAG AACCCAGGCATCCAGACAGCACATGTCCTCTCACTGACAATGGTGGAGCTGGCAGAGAAGCTGAAGGAGGGGTCTCTCTCCCCAGAAAGTGTGCTGTACTCCCACATGAGCAAA GCTTTGGAGGTGACTCGGGAAGTGAACTGTGTTACAGACTTCATTCATGGCTGTGAGGATCAGCTCCAGGAActgaagcagcagaaggaaaaggggCTGCTTTATGGCATCCCCATCAGCATTAAGGACCACATTAACTGCAAG GGCCACATCTCCTCTGGAGGGATGGTGAAGTTTCTGGGACAAGTGAAGGAAGAAGACAGCGTCATTGTCCAGGTTCTAAAGAGCCAGGGGGCAATCCCCTTTGTGAAAACCAACATCCCACAGACAATGATAAA CTACGACTGCAGCAATCCCATCTTTGGCCAGACTCTGAACCCCCTCAACCCCCAGAAGAGCCCTGGGGGCTCGtcaggaggggagggagctcTGATTGCAGGGGGAGGCTCCATCCTGGGCATCGGCTCTGATGTAGCTGGCAGCATCCgcctgccctccagcttctgcGGGCTCTGTGGCCTCAAACCCACCGGCAACAGGATCAG CAAGCTGGGTTGTGTTTCTCCTATCGTAGGAATGCAGTCGG TGACTGCCACTCTGGGGCCGATGGCGAGGGACGTGGACAGCCTGGCCCTCTGCATGAAGGCACTGCTCTGCCAGGAGATGTTCCAGCTGGACCCCACCGTGCCCCCCATCCCCTTCAATGAGGAG GTTTACACCAGTTCAAAGCCACTTCGAATTGGCTACTATGAAGGAGATGGCTACTTCCAGCCCTCACCCAGCATGAAACGGGCCGTCCAGCAGACAAGAAAGCTCCTCCAGGACGCAGGGCACACG CTTGTTCCCTTTGCACCACCCAAGATTGACTACATGGTAGATGAGCTGTTCACAAGAGGGCTTTTCTCGGATGGTGCTGCTCACCTGGTGGACTTCTT aaaaggagacatCGTGGATCCTAATATGAAATCCCAGTTCAACACTTACAGACTTCCTGCTCTGGTGAAGAAGACCCTGGCTATCATTTTGAAACCCATA TACCCACGAATCGCTCGGGATCTCAGTGCTCTCTGTGGAGTGGG gTCTGCCAAAAACCTGTGGGATCAGCACGGAGCAGTGGCG GTTTACCGCACTGAATTTATTGCCAAATGGAGGAAGCTGAGGCTGGATGTGATTCTTTGTCCCATGCTGGGGCCAGCCTTCAACCATGGCTACGCTGGGAAGCTACTTG ctgcaaCCTCCTACACCAATTTATACAACGTCTTGAACTTCCCTGCTGGGGTGGTGCCGGTCAGCACGGTCACGGCGGCCGATGAAGAGGAGCTGAAGCATTACCGAGGGCACTACAGAGACCCTTGGGATAAAAGGCTGAAAgag GCTGTGGCAGGAGCCGTGGGGCTGCCGGTGGCCGTGCAGTGCGTGGCTCTGCCGTGGCAGGACGAGCTGTGCCTTCGCTTCATGAAGGAGGTGGAGACACTTGCTCGTGGCACAAAGAGAACTGTGTGA
- the LOC104557849 gene encoding vitamin D3 hydroxylase-associated protein isoform X1, translated as MIQQQLRQLLPEGEVGPCPAFALLGGSVAALVIWKWLQKRQIQEKIEEARRTRDEGMRKIAKAVQQFREQVPSAQTDAILSLPLLELTRRLQEGSLSPKTVLYTYLEKALEVTKQTNCLQHFIPECEEQLQEIQEQREKGLLYGIPVSIKDHIGYKGHLSTCGLVQCLGTVVQEDSVLVKVLKTQGAIPFAVTNVPQSLFNYDCSNPIFGQTLNPLNPQKSPGGSSGGEGALIAGGGSILGIGSDIGGSIRLPSSFCGLCGLKPTAQRLSLSGASGPFSGILAVPCALGPMARDVDSLALCMKALLCQEMFQLDPTVPPIPFNEEVYSGRAALRVGYYDTDGYFPLPPGVRRGLRDTAAALRQAGHQLVPFSPPRIHYVMNELFLKTFFADGGHAWLDMFRGDIVDPSLKSQVNFCKIPRLGKKLLALILKPLFPRLAEYLSALSGMRSVKEMWNHQHQIQAYRAEFIARWRQLRLDVLLCPVLGPAFTTGYPGRLLTAVSSTMLYNVLNFPAGVVPVSTVTEADEEELKLYRGCCDDPWDHTLKQAVTGAVGLPVAVQCVALPWQDELCLRFMKEVETLSREKRAA; from the exons ATGATCCAGCAACAGCTGAGACAGCTCCTGCCAGAGGGGGAGGTGGGCCCTTGCCCTGCCTTTGCCTTGCTCGGCGGCTCGGTGGCAGCCCTGGTGATCTGGAAGTGGCTGCAGAAAAGGCAGATCCAGGAGAAAATAGAAGAGGCTCGAAGGACCCGGGATGAGGGCATGAGGAAAATAGCTAAGGCTGTCCAGCAGTTCAGAGAGCAG GTCCCCAGCGCCCAGACAGATGCCATCTTGTCACTGCCTCTGCTGGAACTCACAAGGAGACTGCAGGAAGGGTCTCTGTCCCCCAAGACTGTCCTCTACACCTACTTAGAGAAG GCCCTGGAAGTGACCAAGCAGACAAACTGCTTGCAGCATTTTATCCcagagtgtgaggagcagctccaggaaatacaagagcagagggagaaaggGCTGCTCTATGGCATTCCTGTCAGCATCAAGGATCACATCGGCTACAAG GGGCACCTGTCGACCTGCGGGCTCgtgcagtgcctgggcaccgTGGTGCAGGAGGACAGCGTCCTCGTCAAGGTTTTGAAGACACAGGGAGCCATCCCATTTGCAGTGACCAACGTGCCTCAATCCCTCTTCAA CTATGACTGCAGCAATCCCATCTTTGGCCAGACTCTGAACCCTCTCAACCCCCAGAAAAGCCCTGGGGGCTCCtcaggaggggagggagctcTGATCGCAGGGGGAGGCTCCATCCTGGGCATCGGCTCTGACATCGGCGGCAGCATCCgcctgccctccagcttctgtGGGCTCTGTGGCCTCAAACCCACGGCCCAAAGGCTCAG cctctctggagcAAGTGGCCCCTTCAGTGGGATCCTGGCAG TTCCCTGTGCACTGGGGCCGATGGCGAGGGACGTGGACAGCCTGGCCCTCTGCATGAAGGCACTGCTCTGCCAGGAGATGTTCCAGCTGGACCCCACTGTGCCCCCCATCCCCTTCAATGAGGAG GTGTACTCGGGCCGTGCTGCTCTGAGGGTCGGGTACTACGACACGGACGGGTACTTCCCACTGCCGCCCGGCGTGAGGCGCGGCCTGCGGGACACCGCGGCGGCCCTGCGCCAGGCCGGGCACCAG CTGGTGCCTTTTTCTCCACCTCGGATCCACTATGTCATGAACGAACTGTTTTTGAAGACGTTTTTTGCTGATGGAGGTCATGCTTGGTTGGACATGTT CAGAGGAGATATTGTAGATCCAAGCCTGAAGTCACAAGTGAATTTCTGCAAGATCCCAAGGCTGGGGAAGAAGCTTCTGGCTCTCATTCTTAAACCTCTG TTTCCCCGCCTGGCTGAGTATCTGAGTGCCCTGAGTGGAATGAG GTCGGTGAAGGAGATGTGGAATCATCAACATCAAATCCAG GCCTATCGCGCAGAGTTCATCGCCCGCTGGAGACAGCTGCGGCTGGACGTGCTGCTGTGCCCTGTCCTGGGGCCTGCCTTCACCACAGGGTACCCTGGCAGACTCCTCA cTGCCGTCTCCTCCACCATGCTGTACAATGTCTTGAACTTCCCTGCTGGGGTTGTACCTGTCAGCACCGTGACAGAGGCTGATGAGGAAGAGCTAAAGCTTTACCGAGGATGCTGCGATGACCCCTGGGACCACACACTGAAACAG GCTGTGACAGGAGCCGTGGGGCTGCCGGTGGCCGTGCAGTGCGTGGCTCTGCCGTGGCAGGACGAGCTGTGCCTTCGCTTCATGAAGGAGGTGGAGACCCTGAGCCGTGAGAAAAGAGCAGCATAA
- the LOC104557849 gene encoding vitamin D3 hydroxylase-associated protein isoform X3 yields the protein MIQQQLRQLLPEGEVGPCPAFALLGGSVAALVIWKWLQKRQIQEKIEEARRTRDEGMRKIAKAVQQFREQVPSAQTDAILSLPLLELTRRLQEGSLSPKTVLYTYLEKALEVTKQTNCLQHFIPECEEQLQEIQEQREKGLLYGIPVSIKDHIGYKGHLSTCGLVQCLGTVVQEDSVLVKVLKTQGAIPFAVTNVPQSLFNYDCSNPIFGQTLNPLNPQKSPGGSSGGEGALIAGGGSILGIGSDIGGSIRLPSSFCGLCGLKPTAQRLSLSGASGPFSGILAVPCALGPMARDVDSLALCMKALLCQEMFQLDPTVPPIPFNEEVYSGRAALRVGYYDTDGYFPLPPGVRRGLRDTAAALRQAGHQLVPFSPPRIHYVMNELFLKTFFADGGHAWLDMFRGDIVDPSLKSQVNFCKIPRLGKKLLALILKPLFPRLAEYLSALSGMRSVKEMWNHQHQIQLPSPPPCCTMS from the exons ATGATCCAGCAACAGCTGAGACAGCTCCTGCCAGAGGGGGAGGTGGGCCCTTGCCCTGCCTTTGCCTTGCTCGGCGGCTCGGTGGCAGCCCTGGTGATCTGGAAGTGGCTGCAGAAAAGGCAGATCCAGGAGAAAATAGAAGAGGCTCGAAGGACCCGGGATGAGGGCATGAGGAAAATAGCTAAGGCTGTCCAGCAGTTCAGAGAGCAG GTCCCCAGCGCCCAGACAGATGCCATCTTGTCACTGCCTCTGCTGGAACTCACAAGGAGACTGCAGGAAGGGTCTCTGTCCCCCAAGACTGTCCTCTACACCTACTTAGAGAAG GCCCTGGAAGTGACCAAGCAGACAAACTGCTTGCAGCATTTTATCCcagagtgtgaggagcagctccaggaaatacaagagcagagggagaaaggGCTGCTCTATGGCATTCCTGTCAGCATCAAGGATCACATCGGCTACAAG GGGCACCTGTCGACCTGCGGGCTCgtgcagtgcctgggcaccgTGGTGCAGGAGGACAGCGTCCTCGTCAAGGTTTTGAAGACACAGGGAGCCATCCCATTTGCAGTGACCAACGTGCCTCAATCCCTCTTCAA CTATGACTGCAGCAATCCCATCTTTGGCCAGACTCTGAACCCTCTCAACCCCCAGAAAAGCCCTGGGGGCTCCtcaggaggggagggagctcTGATCGCAGGGGGAGGCTCCATCCTGGGCATCGGCTCTGACATCGGCGGCAGCATCCgcctgccctccagcttctgtGGGCTCTGTGGCCTCAAACCCACGGCCCAAAGGCTCAG cctctctggagcAAGTGGCCCCTTCAGTGGGATCCTGGCAG TTCCCTGTGCACTGGGGCCGATGGCGAGGGACGTGGACAGCCTGGCCCTCTGCATGAAGGCACTGCTCTGCCAGGAGATGTTCCAGCTGGACCCCACTGTGCCCCCCATCCCCTTCAATGAGGAG GTGTACTCGGGCCGTGCTGCTCTGAGGGTCGGGTACTACGACACGGACGGGTACTTCCCACTGCCGCCCGGCGTGAGGCGCGGCCTGCGGGACACCGCGGCGGCCCTGCGCCAGGCCGGGCACCAG CTGGTGCCTTTTTCTCCACCTCGGATCCACTATGTCATGAACGAACTGTTTTTGAAGACGTTTTTTGCTGATGGAGGTCATGCTTGGTTGGACATGTT CAGAGGAGATATTGTAGATCCAAGCCTGAAGTCACAAGTGAATTTCTGCAAGATCCCAAGGCTGGGGAAGAAGCTTCTGGCTCTCATTCTTAAACCTCTG TTTCCCCGCCTGGCTGAGTATCTGAGTGCCCTGAGTGGAATGAG GTCGGTGAAGGAGATGTGGAATCATCAACATCAAATCCAG cTGCCGTCTCCTCCACCATGCTGTACAATGTCTTGA